In Crinalium epipsammum PCC 9333, the following are encoded in one genomic region:
- a CDS encoding BCD family MFS transporter, giving the protein MAIGDFSDSQPPSPTSKPSPINLLTMFRLGLFQMGLGIMSILTLGILNRVMIGELGIPATVAAGALAMHQFVAPARVWFGQRSDAKPIFGYHRTGYVWIGATLFTIASFLAVQVMWQLGSLVRSTGGWAWTTETYGWTALMALIFALYGIALSASSTPFTALLVDVSEEENRSKLVGIVWSMLMVGIVTGAIIGSVLLKQVATDAPIEALQASINRLFVMVPATVLGLTFLATVGVEKKYSLYTSRTTLIEREDSITLGKALRVLTANRQTGIFFTFLLVMTISLFMQEAVLEPYGAEVFGMPISETTKLNAFWGMGVLVALSTTGFLIVPRLGKQKTTKLGCLLVAASFVIIILSGFSQNQKLFQGVLFLFGLASGVTTTGAISLMLDLTAAETAGTFIGAWGLSQAMARALATITGGAVLDIGKSLFTNLVFAYGLVFGLQAVGMLLAIWLLRRVNVKEFQSNARNAIASVLESELD; this is encoded by the coding sequence ATGGCAATAGGTGATTTTTCAGATTCCCAACCACCCTCACCAACAAGTAAGCCAAGCCCAATTAACTTACTAACTATGTTCCGCTTGGGCTTATTTCAGATGGGGCTGGGGATTATGTCAATTCTCACATTAGGTATTCTTAACCGAGTGATGATTGGTGAGTTAGGTATTCCCGCAACTGTAGCTGCTGGTGCGCTGGCAATGCACCAATTTGTTGCACCTGCACGAGTTTGGTTTGGGCAAAGGTCTGATGCTAAACCAATCTTTGGTTATCATCGCACTGGTTATGTTTGGATAGGTGCGACTTTATTTACGATCGCATCTTTCCTAGCAGTACAAGTTATGTGGCAGTTGGGCAGCCTTGTACGCTCTACAGGCGGTTGGGCTTGGACAACCGAAACATACGGCTGGACTGCACTGATGGCTTTGATTTTTGCTTTATATGGTATAGCCTTAAGTGCCAGTTCTACACCATTTACAGCTTTGTTAGTAGATGTTTCTGAAGAAGAAAATCGTTCCAAACTTGTAGGCATTGTCTGGTCAATGTTAATGGTTGGAATTGTTACGGGAGCAATTATTGGTAGCGTTTTATTAAAACAGGTAGCAACAGACGCTCCAATTGAAGCCTTACAAGCATCAATTAATCGTTTATTTGTAATGGTTCCTGCTACTGTTTTGGGATTAACATTTTTGGCAACAGTTGGTGTAGAAAAAAAATATTCTCTATATACTTCTCGTACTACTTTAATAGAGCGAGAAGATAGTATTACTCTGGGTAAAGCTTTACGAGTATTAACTGCTAACCGCCAAACAGGAATATTTTTTACGTTTCTCCTAGTTATGACTATTAGCTTATTTATGCAGGAGGCGGTTTTAGAACCTTATGGTGCTGAAGTGTTTGGAATGCCAATCTCAGAAACTACTAAACTCAATGCTTTCTGGGGAATGGGAGTACTTGTTGCTTTAAGTACAACTGGATTTTTAATTGTGCCGCGTTTAGGAAAGCAAAAAACCACTAAATTAGGTTGTTTATTAGTAGCAGCTAGTTTTGTAATTATTATCCTATCGGGATTTAGTCAAAATCAGAAGCTATTTCAAGGTGTGTTATTTTTGTTTGGTTTAGCTTCTGGTGTTACCACGACAGGTGCGATTAGCTTGATGTTAGATCTCACTGCTGCTGAAACCGCAGGCACTTTTATCGGTGCGTGGGGGCTGTCTCAAGCAATGGCAAGAGCGTTAGCAACTATTACGGGTGGTGCAGTTTTAGATATAGGTAAAAGCTTGTTTACTAATCTGGTATTTGCTTATGGCTTAGTATTTGGGCTGCAAGCGGTAGGAATGCTACTGGCTATTTGGCTTCTCAGGCGAGTGAATGTTAAAGAATTTCAAAGTAATGCCCGAAATGCGATCGCTTCTGTATTAGAAAGTGAATTAGATTGA